In one Bacteroidota bacterium genomic region, the following are encoded:
- a CDS encoding TetR/AcrR family transcriptional regulator has translation MGITERKVRDRERRLNDIIDAAEKVFFKKGVDAATMDDIAHEAELSKGTLYLYFKNKEDLHYAIIIRGMTIMTELFKKHLSETKNGLQNIISIGKAYIEFFEKHYSYFQVMMEFHATKFDKIADEKKGKILEKDSPLIIVSQTIQQGQDDKSIRQDINPNALTFILWSQLNGFLEFVALRGKLLDVFELDKSEMIENQFNVLLNGIINNEANHE, from the coding sequence ATGGGTATAACTGAACGTAAAGTCCGCGATCGAGAACGCAGATTAAATGATATTATTGATGCAGCCGAGAAAGTATTCTTTAAAAAAGGAGTTGATGCTGCCACCATGGATGATATTGCACATGAAGCTGAGCTAAGCAAAGGAACTCTCTACTTGTATTTTAAAAACAAGGAAGACCTGCATTATGCCATTATTATCAGGGGGATGACTATCATGACTGAATTGTTTAAGAAACATTTATCCGAAACAAAAAATGGTCTTCAAAATATAATAAGTATTGGCAAAGCTTATATTGAATTCTTTGAGAAGCATTACAGTTATTTTCAGGTAATGATGGAGTTTCATGCTACAAAATTTGATAAAATAGCAGATGAAAAGAAAGGTAAAATACTTGAAAAAGATTCTCCACTTATCATTGTAAGTCAAACAATTCAACAAGGACAAGACGATAAAAGTATTCGACAAGATATCAATCCCAACGCACTGACGTTCATACTTTGGTCACAACTTAATGGATTTCTTGAATTTGTTGCCCTGCGTGGGAAACTATTGGATGTTTTTGAACTGGATAAATCTGAAATGATTGAAAATCAGTTTAATGTTTTACTAAATGGAATTATTAATAATGAAGCAAATCATGAATAA